Proteins encoded in a region of the Pseudothermotoga elfii DSM 9442 = NBRC 107921 genome:
- a CDS encoding tetratricopeptide repeat protein — protein sequence MQEGGIILQRQMRFYNRISRFILFSVVILSINLYAAIDLPGKDPDQSWQELIEQIKRSPDSTVVLYEGPKISAKRRLAEFDDLKLAVINEDIDGFIKSLSDSVDLQIDAIKEVFLIFPQFEKYSMEFESGNFETLYKIKSLWKIGIKLTAPDGFGKWLVENFLKDPYFFDWNLLGFLKNLTNADKVALEIADVCNIYKYQEDLYPFLHRLFGITSQIGNVQPSYLQNQIDLYISLLTRIERSDGLSLTADQLFQMISDFDNLTIEKNDLRKRLSFLIQSAQQTGKKFSEISSRDSQIAALLKKSHSENHSGMKILIAGFVTIIVILMAFDRLRLRIFIILGAKKAAMKICKKILLKDPSNLKIRFSLAMLYEQLGDVEQALKEYQCIKDLSRMFKKEEND from the coding sequence ATGCAAGAGGGGGGAATAATTTTACAAAGACAGATGAGATTTTATAATCGAATATCCAGATTTATCCTCTTTTCTGTGGTAATTTTATCTATCAATCTGTATGCGGCTATTGATCTGCCTGGAAAGGACCCCGATCAAAGTTGGCAGGAGCTGATAGAGCAGATCAAAAGAAGCCCTGATTCTACGGTGGTTTTATATGAAGGGCCAAAAATATCCGCAAAAAGGCGGCTTGCAGAGTTTGATGACTTAAAACTGGCGGTTATAAATGAGGATATCGACGGGTTTATAAAAAGCCTGTCTGATTCCGTAGATCTTCAAATTGACGCGATTAAAGAGGTATTTCTTATTTTTCCTCAATTTGAAAAATATTCCATGGAGTTTGAAAGTGGTAATTTTGAGACCCTGTATAAAATAAAGAGTTTATGGAAAATAGGAATAAAACTGACAGCACCAGATGGTTTTGGGAAATGGCTGGTAGAGAATTTTCTGAAAGACCCCTATTTTTTTGACTGGAATCTGCTGGGCTTTTTAAAAAATCTTACCAACGCTGATAAAGTAGCTCTGGAAATTGCCGATGTTTGCAATATTTATAAGTATCAAGAGGACCTTTATCCATTCTTGCACAGGCTTTTTGGAATAACTTCTCAGATAGGTAATGTACAACCTTCTTATTTGCAGAACCAGATAGATCTTTATATAAGTTTGCTTACGAGAATAGAAAGATCTGACGGTTTGAGTCTGACGGCAGACCAGCTTTTCCAGATGATTTCCGATTTTGATAATCTCACGATAGAAAAGAATGATCTGAGAAAAAGGCTTTCTTTCTTAATTCAATCTGCTCAACAGACTGGCAAGAAATTCAGCGAAATATCGTCGCGGGATAGTCAAATAGCAGCGCTCTTGAAGAAATCTCACTCAGAAAACCACTCTGGTATGAAAATTCTTATTGCTGGCTTTGTGACGATAATTGTAATTCTGATGGCTTTTGATCGTCTCAGATTGAGGATCTTTATAATACTCGGAGCGAAGAAAGCTGCTATGAAAATTTGCAAAAAGATTTTGCTCAAAGACCCCTCCAATTTGAAAATCCGTTTTTCACTTGCAATGCTCTATGAACAGCTTGGCGATGTTGAGCAGGCACTGAAAGAATACCAGTGTATAAAAGATCTGAGCAGAATGTTTAAAAAGGAGGAAAATGATTGA
- the rbsK gene encoding ribokinase translates to MIAVIGSNNVDLVLTVDHFTNPGETQSCISFERFSGGKGANQAIACKKLGATVRFLTCVGDDENGQFILQNFSENGIAEFAVKVRSPNGFAMIEVTKTGENRIIIYAGANGFLTPETVRENAPDLLEASVLLLQNEIPFQTSFEAAKLFKANGKMVIFDPAPAHGIDSSIFKFVDIITPNESELIALTQISSVKEAIDRLLKSGCKNVLLKMGEKGCIFKGEYGEFYVESFKVNAVDTTAAGDIFNAAFAVGFCRFGDIYRALVFASASAAISVTRKGAQSSIPFYEEVAGFLNARGGNNFTKTDEIL, encoded by the coding sequence GTGATTGCGGTTATTGGAAGTAACAACGTTGACCTTGTTTTAACAGTAGACCATTTCACAAATCCGGGAGAAACGCAGAGTTGTATTTCTTTCGAGAGATTTTCTGGGGGTAAAGGGGCAAATCAGGCAATTGCGTGCAAAAAATTGGGAGCGACTGTTAGGTTTCTGACATGCGTGGGCGATGATGAAAATGGACAATTTATTTTGCAAAATTTTTCAGAAAATGGTATTGCTGAGTTTGCGGTAAAAGTTCGCTCGCCAAATGGTTTTGCGATGATAGAGGTTACAAAGACTGGTGAAAATCGAATAATAATTTACGCTGGTGCCAATGGTTTTCTGACGCCAGAGACTGTAAGAGAAAACGCGCCAGATCTTCTTGAGGCGAGTGTGCTTTTGTTGCAAAATGAGATTCCTTTCCAGACGAGTTTCGAAGCAGCAAAACTTTTTAAAGCAAATGGCAAGATGGTGATTTTTGATCCAGCACCGGCTCATGGTATAGATAGTTCAATTTTCAAATTTGTTGATATTATTACTCCAAACGAATCCGAACTGATCGCTTTAACACAGATATCCAGTGTGAAAGAAGCAATTGACAGACTTCTCAAAAGCGGCTGTAAAAATGTGCTTTTAAAGATGGGGGAAAAGGGATGTATTTTCAAGGGTGAATACGGTGAATTCTACGTTGAATCTTTTAAAGTCAATGCTGTTGACACAACTGCTGCTGGTGATATTTTTAATGCTGCTTTTGCAGTAGGATTTTGCCGATTTGGGGATATCTACAGAGCTCTGGTTTTTGCGTCTGCTTCGGCAGCGATAAGCGTTACACGCAAAGGTGCACAGAGTTCTATTCCATTTTACGAGGAGGTAGCTGGATTTCTCAATGCAAGAGGGGGGAATAATTTTACAAAGACAGATGAGATTTTATAA
- a CDS encoding exopolysaccharide transport family protein produces the protein MNNENTELSLADIMNIFKRRIWWFLAIFLITSFISVIYVMFFAKPVYEASAQLLVRTSQSSISIPSAVTQLIGISNVSGGSDISTEIELIKSRDNIEKLIEKLNLMELFKDQKKIEPQDVVEVIREKWLKVESVKDTKIIKISIEHKDPKLAAEMVNNLIDIYQEMRSELTTNESVVKLRFIEKQLPRIEQELKDVEEEIKKFKEENQIYSLSEQADNLVKYIAQYDSKTNEITLNIQQAEVEIKAAEDLLKKVDQKIISSETISTNPVVQQLRSKLVDLQVQLSALLQNYSEDDRRVVALKKQIEETQDLLQKEISKVVSAEVQTVNPAYTQLYTNFILKQAELQVLQATLSAVEKIRDEYLKKVSVIPAIEQKLFELERERQAKQTTYLALLSQYEEAKIGAAGSIDNIRIISNAVVPNKPSKPNKRLTVAIGGVLGIFLGILTVFLRDATDKRFRSIDEIKRFFPNEPLLGKISSARVTGNDLLISLQRDDEKLCDEFKQIAVKLLYEPEKIIGFTSLKKEEGKTYISSNLSYILSKMSQKVLLIDLNTHNPSIRRVFSIDENSSLKNEDFNVSLVKFSDKLNILTLQEEDNWPLSDQKLIKWIKDSVDSYDKIIVDMPPLCTAEGVFVSKIVDKIVVIICIGKTEKILSSTIEELQISGKLSGIVINEGPRK, from the coding sequence GTGAACAATGAAAACACGGAGCTTAGTCTGGCAGATATAATGAATATCTTTAAAAGAAGGATCTGGTGGTTTCTGGCTATTTTTCTCATCACGTCTTTTATCAGTGTAATTTATGTGATGTTTTTTGCAAAACCTGTTTATGAAGCAAGTGCACAATTACTCGTTCGTACAAGTCAATCTTCAATAAGTATTCCAAGTGCTGTTACCCAGTTGATAGGTATTTCAAATGTCAGCGGTGGATCTGATATATCAACAGAAATAGAGTTAATAAAAAGCAGAGACAACATAGAAAAATTGATTGAAAAACTGAATTTGATGGAACTTTTCAAAGACCAGAAAAAGATTGAACCTCAAGATGTTGTTGAGGTCATCAGGGAAAAATGGTTGAAAGTCGAGTCTGTCAAAGATACCAAAATAATAAAGATATCTATCGAACATAAAGATCCCAAACTTGCTGCAGAAATGGTCAACAATCTGATAGATATATATCAAGAAATGAGAAGTGAGTTAACAACAAACGAATCGGTTGTAAAACTCAGGTTCATAGAAAAACAACTGCCAAGAATTGAGCAAGAACTTAAAGATGTTGAAGAAGAAATCAAAAAATTCAAGGAAGAAAATCAGATATACTCACTCAGTGAACAGGCAGACAATCTCGTCAAGTATATTGCGCAGTACGATTCGAAGACGAATGAAATTACTTTGAATATTCAACAAGCAGAAGTTGAAATAAAGGCAGCAGAAGATTTACTTAAAAAGGTGGACCAGAAAATAATCTCCTCAGAAACAATAAGTACAAATCCTGTTGTACAGCAATTGAGATCAAAACTTGTGGATCTACAGGTCCAGCTTTCTGCCTTGCTTCAAAATTACTCAGAAGATGACAGAAGAGTTGTTGCATTGAAAAAGCAGATAGAAGAAACGCAGGATTTGCTTCAGAAAGAGATAAGCAAAGTTGTCAGTGCAGAAGTGCAAACCGTGAACCCAGCATACACTCAACTTTATACGAACTTCATACTGAAGCAGGCAGAGCTTCAGGTTTTACAAGCAACGCTGTCAGCGGTAGAAAAAATCAGGGACGAATATTTAAAGAAAGTTTCCGTAATACCAGCTATCGAACAAAAATTATTTGAATTAGAAAGAGAAAGGCAGGCAAAGCAAACCACTTATCTTGCGTTGCTCAGCCAGTACGAAGAAGCAAAAATCGGTGCTGCCGGAAGTATTGATAATATCAGGATAATCAGTAACGCGGTCGTGCCAAATAAACCTTCAAAACCAAATAAGAGATTAACAGTGGCTATAGGGGGCGTGCTTGGAATTTTCTTAGGAATCTTAACTGTGTTTTTAAGAGATGCGACAGACAAGAGATTTCGTTCTATAGACGAAATCAAAAGATTCTTTCCAAACGAACCTCTGCTGGGAAAGATTTCTTCAGCAAGAGTAACTGGTAATGATTTGCTGATAAGTCTTCAACGCGATGATGAAAAGTTATGTGACGAATTCAAGCAAATTGCAGTCAAACTATTATATGAACCTGAAAAAATAATTGGTTTTACCAGCTTAAAAAAAGAAGAAGGCAAAACATATATCTCAAGCAATTTATCATATATACTTTCAAAAATGTCTCAAAAAGTGCTGTTGATTGATCTGAATACGCATAATCCTTCTATAAGAAGGGTCTTTTCAATAGATGAAAATAGCTCATTGAAAAATGAAGATTTCAACGTATCTTTGGTGAAATTCTCAGACAAATTAAATATTTTGACATTGCAAGAAGAAGACAACTGGCCTTTGAGTGACCAAAAATTGATTAAATGGATCAAAGATTCTGTTGATTCGTATGACAAAATTATCGTAGATATGCCACCACTTTGCACCGCAGAAGGCGTTTTTGTAAGCAAAATTGTTGATAAAATAGTTGTAATTATTTGCATAGGCAAAACAGAAAAAATATTGAGTTCCACAATAGAAGAACTACAAATATCAGGAAAATTATCAGGAATAGTGATAAATGAAGGTCCTCGAAAATGA
- a CDS encoding SPL family radical SAM protein, whose protein sequence is MIHETLAKKLITKTKLPVAKYVINPYIGCTFGCKYCYAKFIGPFKHTNSEWGKDVWVKINAADILERELSKKQGDFFLSSICDPYQQIEKKYQLTRKIIEILNDHFRKIHIMSKSTLILRDIDLLKDVSVTITITTDREDVRRILEPGAPSIEERINILKILKENRISVSVFVGPALPMNAEKLSETLARYTDKVFLDKLNYPQQVKTLYEKNGWSPWLSCEKFDEVSFHFKKVFGKENVIL, encoded by the coding sequence ATGATTCACGAAACCCTGGCTAAGAAATTGATCACAAAAACGAAATTGCCAGTAGCAAAATATGTGATTAACCCTTACATAGGCTGCACATTTGGCTGCAAATACTGTTATGCGAAATTCATAGGGCCTTTTAAACATACCAATTCCGAGTGGGGTAAAGATGTGTGGGTGAAAATAAACGCTGCTGACATCCTTGAAAGGGAATTAAGCAAAAAACAAGGTGATTTTTTCTTATCGAGTATATGTGATCCTTATCAACAAATAGAAAAAAAATACCAGCTTACAAGAAAAATAATAGAAATTTTGAATGATCATTTTCGAAAAATTCACATTATGAGCAAATCAACGCTTATTTTGCGAGATATAGATTTGCTGAAAGATGTCTCTGTAACAATAACTATAACCACTGATCGCGAGGATGTGAGAAGGATTCTCGAACCAGGTGCACCATCTATTGAGGAAAGAATTAATATTCTTAAGATACTCAAAGAAAACAGAATAAGTGTATCTGTTTTTGTAGGTCCCGCCCTCCCAATGAACGCTGAAAAACTCTCAGAAACGCTTGCAAGATACACAGACAAGGTATTTCTTGATAAATTGAATTATCCCCAGCAAGTGAAAACTCTGTATGAAAAAAATGGCTGGTCTCCATGGCTGAGTTGTGAAAAATTCGATGAAGTGAGTTTCCATTTCAAAAAAGTATTTGGAAAAGAAAATGTTATACTTTGA
- the purD gene encoding phosphoribosylamine--glycine ligase: MKILVIGRGGREHALVWKLAFNKNVSIYCVPGNGGIEENARCFQLNRMDQILDFALREKIDITIVGPENYLVDGIADKFEERGLRVFGPRKQAALVEGSKVFAKILMAKYGIPTASFKIFDDPDSAEKYISEIDKPVVVKADGLAAGKGAIVARTKKDAFKAIDSLMRKKIFKEAGDKVVIEDFLEGFEVSALAFCDGKTIVPMLSSMDYKRAYDGNKGPNTGGMGSVTPAPHYTDELSDFVYRKIMFKMVEALQKEDIEYKGILYAGLMITKDGPKVLEFNCRFGDPETQSILLLLENDLLEIVQSVIEGELSKVKISWSDEKAVCLVIASGGYPESYTDGYEIYGLDKIKDAVVFHAGTKRVNGKFITAGGRVLNICSKARTYSEAAQKVYKSAESIYFEGMHYRKDIADFKV; this comes from the coding sequence GTGAAAATTCTTGTGATAGGACGCGGTGGAAGAGAGCACGCTTTGGTTTGGAAGCTTGCTTTTAATAAAAATGTATCGATTTACTGTGTTCCCGGGAATGGCGGGATTGAAGAAAATGCGAGATGCTTTCAGTTAAATCGAATGGATCAAATACTGGATTTTGCGTTGAGAGAGAAGATAGATATTACAATCGTTGGGCCGGAAAATTACCTTGTGGATGGCATAGCGGATAAATTTGAGGAGCGTGGATTGAGAGTTTTTGGTCCAAGAAAGCAGGCTGCACTTGTAGAAGGTAGCAAGGTATTTGCAAAGATCTTGATGGCAAAATATGGCATCCCAACAGCTTCTTTTAAGATTTTTGATGACCCAGATTCTGCTGAAAAATACATTTCAGAAATAGACAAACCTGTGGTTGTGAAAGCTGATGGCCTTGCTGCCGGTAAAGGAGCAATAGTTGCGAGGACGAAAAAAGATGCATTTAAAGCTATAGATAGTCTTATGAGAAAAAAGATATTCAAGGAAGCTGGAGATAAAGTGGTTATTGAAGATTTTCTTGAAGGTTTTGAAGTTTCGGCTCTTGCTTTTTGTGATGGTAAAACTATAGTCCCCATGCTGAGCAGTATGGATTATAAAAGAGCCTACGATGGCAATAAAGGACCCAACACGGGCGGGATGGGATCAGTTACTCCCGCACCACACTACACGGATGAACTATCTGATTTTGTTTACAGGAAAATTATGTTCAAGATGGTCGAGGCGCTGCAAAAAGAAGATATTGAATACAAAGGTATTCTTTATGCAGGATTAATGATTACGAAAGATGGTCCGAAAGTTCTCGAATTTAACTGCAGATTTGGTGATCCGGAAACCCAATCAATACTCCTGCTTCTGGAGAATGATTTATTGGAAATTGTTCAGAGTGTTATTGAAGGAGAGCTTTCTAAAGTCAAGATTTCCTGGTCTGATGAAAAAGCTGTTTGTTTAGTAATTGCAAGTGGTGGGTATCCGGAATCATACACAGATGGCTATGAGATCTATGGGCTGGATAAAATTAAAGACGCTGTTGTATTTCACGCAGGAACAAAAAGGGTGAATGGAAAATTTATAACGGCCGGAGGCAGAGTTTTGAACATCTGTTCGAAAGCAAGAACTTACTCTGAAGCTGCGCAAAAAGTCTACAAATCTGCAGAAAGCATTTATTTTGAAGGTATGCACTATAGAAAAGATATAGCTGATTTCAAAGTATAA
- the purH gene encoding bifunctional phosphoribosylaminoimidazolecarboxamide formyltransferase/IMP cyclohydrolase, whose protein sequence is MRALISVSNKSGIVDLARNLVQFGVEIISTGGTARYLKEHGIKVVEVSEITSFPEILDGRVKTLHPLIHGAILAKRDSFSHAEELKKFSIHPVDIVVVNLYPFKETVSRTDNMEEIVENIDIGGPTLLRSAAKNFKDVLVLCDPKDYSWLTGKLSNQEKITFEERMRLALKAFRHTACYDAVISEFFARKSHERCFPEVLVTGFEKITDLRYGENPHQKAALYREPFAKASSIVSAKQLHGKELSYNNVCDADSALAIVKEFDMPCAVAVKHTNPCGVACSSDIHEAFEMAYRADPMSIFGGIVAFNREVDESLARRLNEIYLELILAPGYSEEALDILKRKKNLRVLIVDLSKNDGDLEFRKISGGILVQTKDDFDYEKLSVVTKRSPTQNELEDLLFAWKVVKHVKSNAIVLAKNHRTLAIGAGQMNRVWPTEHCVRVAEKEAKGSALASDAFFPFPDALEVAAKAGVSAVIQPGGSIRDDQVIKVADLYNIAMVFTGTRHFKH, encoded by the coding sequence ATGAGGGCTTTGATCTCTGTTTCTAACAAGTCGGGCATTGTCGATCTTGCCAGAAACCTCGTCCAGTTTGGCGTAGAAATAATCAGTACAGGAGGTACGGCGAGATATCTTAAAGAACATGGTATAAAAGTCGTCGAAGTATCTGAGATAACTTCTTTTCCGGAAATACTTGATGGAAGAGTGAAAACTCTTCATCCTCTGATCCACGGAGCAATCCTGGCAAAAAGGGATAGTTTTTCTCATGCAGAAGAGCTCAAAAAGTTTTCTATCCATCCTGTTGATATCGTTGTTGTCAATCTATATCCTTTTAAAGAAACTGTCAGTAGAACTGACAATATGGAAGAAATTGTTGAAAATATTGATATAGGTGGTCCGACTCTGTTAAGATCTGCTGCAAAGAATTTCAAAGATGTGCTGGTTTTGTGTGATCCGAAAGATTATTCGTGGTTAACGGGAAAACTTTCAAATCAGGAAAAGATAACTTTCGAAGAAAGAATGCGTTTGGCGCTAAAAGCCTTTCGACACACCGCCTGCTATGATGCTGTGATCAGTGAGTTTTTTGCCAGAAAATCGCACGAAAGATGCTTTCCAGAAGTACTTGTGACTGGTTTTGAAAAAATTACTGATCTCCGTTATGGTGAAAATCCTCATCAAAAAGCAGCTCTTTACAGAGAACCTTTTGCGAAAGCTTCGTCAATTGTGAGCGCAAAGCAATTGCACGGGAAAGAACTTTCTTATAACAACGTTTGCGATGCAGATTCGGCATTGGCAATAGTCAAAGAGTTTGATATGCCGTGTGCTGTTGCAGTGAAACATACCAATCCATGTGGAGTAGCCTGTAGCAGTGATATACATGAAGCCTTTGAAATGGCATACAGAGCAGATCCAATGTCGATATTCGGTGGAATAGTTGCATTTAATAGAGAAGTGGACGAATCACTTGCTCGCAGGCTTAACGAGATATATCTTGAGTTAATCCTGGCACCAGGGTATTCTGAAGAAGCTCTTGATATTTTGAAGAGAAAGAAAAATTTGAGAGTTTTGATAGTAGATTTATCAAAGAATGATGGTGATCTGGAGTTTCGAAAAATTAGCGGGGGAATACTTGTTCAAACAAAAGATGATTTTGATTATGAGAAACTGAGTGTTGTTACGAAGAGATCTCCCACGCAAAATGAACTTGAAGATCTTCTCTTTGCCTGGAAGGTAGTCAAACATGTAAAATCAAATGCAATCGTCCTGGCAAAGAATCACCGCACGCTTGCTATTGGAGCAGGTCAGATGAACAGAGTTTGGCCTACAGAGCATTGTGTGAGAGTAGCGGAAAAAGAGGCAAAAGGTTCGGCATTAGCTTCAGATGCATTTTTTCCTTTTCCAGACGCGCTTGAGGTGGCCGCAAAAGCTGGTGTGTCAGCGGTGATTCAGCCGGGCGGCTCTATAAGAGACGATCAAGTTATAAAAGTGGCAGATTTGTACAATATAGCTATGGTTTTCACAGGAACAAGGCATTTTAAACATTGA
- the purN gene encoding phosphoribosylglycinamide formyltransferase: MILKVGVLASGNGTNLQAIIDKSKNGQIPVRVAVVISDRNAFALRRARDHNIPAYIVKPGEYDSQREYEQQMVDILKKHGSELVVLSGFMKILSPHFIDSFKGRIINIHPSLIPAFCGKGFYGMKVHEAVIDYGVKITGATVHFVDENVDSGPIIIQKAVAVEDSDTPETIAQKVHEIEHEILPEALKLFAQGKLKVIGRRVFIER; the protein is encoded by the coding sequence TTGATTCTCAAAGTAGGAGTTCTCGCATCCGGTAACGGAACAAATCTTCAAGCAATAATAGATAAATCCAAAAATGGTCAGATACCAGTCAGGGTTGCTGTAGTAATAAGTGACAGAAACGCTTTTGCACTTCGAAGAGCTCGTGATCACAACATTCCTGCCTATATTGTTAAACCCGGTGAATATGATTCTCAAAGAGAATATGAGCAACAAATGGTTGATATACTGAAAAAACACGGATCTGAATTAGTTGTGCTGTCTGGTTTCATGAAAATTTTATCCCCACATTTTATTGACAGTTTTAAAGGAAGGATAATAAACATTCATCCATCTTTGATCCCTGCATTTTGCGGCAAAGGATTTTATGGTATGAAAGTTCATGAAGCTGTAATTGATTATGGCGTAAAGATCACAGGGGCTACAGTTCATTTTGTCGATGAAAACGTAGATTCAGGGCCAATAATCATTCAAAAGGCTGTCGCCGTGGAAGACTCTGATACGCCCGAAACAATCGCACAGAAGGTTCATGAAATAGAACATGAGATACTTCCGGAAGCGCTGAAATTATTTGCACAGGGCAAACTCAAAGTAATTGGCAGAAGGGTTTTTATAGAGAGGTGA
- the purM gene encoding phosphoribosylformylglycinamidine cyclo-ligase encodes MGFTYKDSGVDIDAADLSVQMIKRYARQTHIDGVLGDIGNFGAFFQLDDSLRQPVLVSGADGVGTKLKVAFMMDKHDTVGIDCVAMCVNDILVHGARPLFFLDYIAVGKLIPEKISQIVKGIAEGCTQAGCALIGGETAQMPDMYKEEEYDLAGFAVGVVEREKLLDGSKIKQRDAVIGLASNGLHSNGFSLVRKVLLGKMKVDEYISDLKKTLGEELLTPTKIYVRTVLDVLNDKIHGMAHITGGGLLENLPRILPEGLEFRIDKNSWEVPVIFKIIQRLGKIDSKEMYRTFNMGIGFVMVVERDEVENLLRKLNELGQNAWIIGDIVPGEKGVII; translated from the coding sequence GTGGGATTTACCTACAAAGATAGCGGTGTTGATATAGATGCAGCAGACCTTTCAGTTCAGATGATTAAAAGATATGCCAGGCAAACACACATAGATGGTGTTCTTGGCGATATTGGAAATTTTGGTGCGTTTTTTCAACTTGATGATTCTTTGCGTCAACCTGTTCTGGTCTCGGGTGCGGACGGAGTTGGAACAAAGTTGAAGGTTGCTTTCATGATGGATAAACATGATACCGTTGGAATAGATTGTGTTGCTATGTGTGTGAATGACATACTTGTTCATGGTGCAAGACCCTTATTTTTTCTGGATTATATAGCTGTTGGTAAATTGATCCCTGAAAAAATTAGCCAGATTGTAAAAGGTATAGCAGAGGGATGTACTCAGGCTGGTTGTGCACTCATAGGTGGTGAAACTGCACAAATGCCGGATATGTACAAAGAAGAAGAATATGATCTTGCCGGTTTTGCTGTTGGTGTGGTTGAAAGAGAAAAATTGCTGGATGGTTCGAAAATAAAGCAAAGAGATGCTGTGATTGGTTTAGCTTCGAATGGGTTGCACAGCAATGGGTTTTCTCTGGTCAGGAAGGTTTTGCTTGGGAAAATGAAGGTTGATGAATATATAAGTGATTTAAAAAAGACATTAGGTGAGGAATTGCTGACCCCTACAAAGATTTATGTCAGAACTGTTCTTGATGTCTTGAACGATAAAATTCATGGTATGGCACACATAACTGGTGGTGGCTTGCTGGAGAATTTACCCAGAATTTTGCCAGAAGGTCTTGAGTTTCGCATAGACAAAAATTCCTGGGAAGTTCCTGTTATTTTTAAAATCATTCAGCGTCTTGGAAAAATAGATTCGAAAGAAATGTACAGAACCTTCAATATGGGCATAGGGTTTGTGATGGTGGTAGAAAGAGATGAAGTTGAGAATCTTTTGAGGAAATTAAATGAGCTGGGTCAAAACGCATGGATAATCGGTGATATCGTTCCTGGAGAGAAAGGTGTGATCATTTGA
- the purF gene encoding amidophosphoribosyltransferase, whose amino-acid sequence MPVKEACGLLGIYSSRMDRSIAKTVYYGLFALQHRGQESAGIAVSDLRSIKYHKGLGLVSEVFDEKNLEDLTGKIAVGHVRYSTTGSNSLNNAQPLVVRYHSGELAVVHNGNLINAFEIRQELEKKGFMFHTTTDSEVIAALIAKSGTDLVESAIQLTEKIKGAYSLLIMTKEKLLAVRDPHGFRPLCIGSYNDAYVVASESAALDTIGASFMRDVCPGEIVVFDKSGMSTCNVSVERKSLCIFEFVYFARPDSVIDGVSVYMARWKAGKILSKEHPVDADLVVAVPDSGNVAAIGFSDGTGIPVGMGLIKNRYIGRTFIQPSQRIRNLGVKLKLSVLKELVNGKKVVLVDDSIVRGTTMSQIVNMLKDCGARSVHVRVSSPPVKYSCYFGIDTSSRKELIASSYDIESIRKFVGADSVGYLSIEGLVEAVGMKDRDLCLACFTGNYPLKAPRKGKKYLFEKR is encoded by the coding sequence GTGCCAGTTAAAGAGGCCTGTGGTTTACTTGGAATATATTCATCTCGAATGGACCGCTCTATTGCAAAAACAGTTTATTATGGACTTTTTGCTCTGCAGCACAGGGGCCAAGAGAGTGCAGGGATTGCGGTAAGTGATTTGAGATCTATTAAATATCACAAGGGACTTGGTTTAGTATCAGAAGTTTTTGATGAAAAGAATCTTGAAGATCTGACTGGAAAAATCGCCGTAGGGCATGTCAGATATTCCACTACTGGCAGTAATTCACTCAATAATGCCCAGCCTCTGGTTGTAAGATATCACTCTGGTGAGCTTGCAGTGGTACATAACGGTAATTTAATAAACGCGTTTGAAATAAGGCAAGAACTTGAAAAAAAGGGATTCATGTTTCACACGACAACTGATAGTGAAGTAATAGCCGCATTGATTGCAAAATCTGGCACAGATTTAGTTGAATCTGCAATTCAGCTTACAGAAAAAATAAAAGGAGCTTATTCGCTGCTGATAATGACAAAAGAAAAACTTCTCGCAGTAAGAGATCCTCATGGTTTTCGTCCTCTGTGCATAGGATCGTACAATGACGCATATGTTGTTGCCTCTGAGAGTGCTGCCCTCGATACAATTGGTGCTTCTTTTATGAGAGATGTTTGTCCCGGTGAAATAGTTGTTTTTGATAAATCTGGTATGTCAACTTGCAATGTAAGTGTCGAAAGAAAATCCCTGTGTATATTTGAATTTGTTTATTTTGCGAGACCAGATAGTGTTATCGATGGGGTAAGTGTTTACATGGCACGATGGAAAGCAGGAAAGATCCTTTCGAAAGAACATCCTGTTGATGCGGATTTGGTAGTTGCTGTACCAGATTCTGGAAATGTTGCTGCCATAGGTTTTTCAGATGGAACAGGTATACCTGTGGGAATGGGATTAATCAAGAATCGCTATATAGGAAGAACTTTCATTCAGCCCTCCCAAAGAATAAGAAACCTTGGAGTGAAACTGAAACTCAGTGTCTTAAAAGAACTGGTAAATGGAAAGAAAGTTGTTTTGGTTGATGATTCTATCGTCAGAGGGACAACGATGAGCCAGATTGTGAATATGCTTAAAGATTGTGGCGCAAGGAGTGTTCACGTTCGCGTGAGTTCACCGCCAGTTAAGTATAGCTGCTATTTTGGTATAGATACCTCTTCGAGAAAAGAATTAATAGCATCCAGCTATGATATAGAATCGATAAGAAAATTTGTTGGTGCTGACAGTGTTGGTTACTTGAGCATAGAAGGATTAGTTGAAGCAGTTGGTATGAAGGATAGAGATCTTTGTCTGGCTTGTTTCACAGGCAATTATCCTTTGAAAGCACCTCGTAAAGGAAAAAAATACCTTTTTGAAAAGAGGTGA